The Cellulophaga sp. L1A9 genome window below encodes:
- a CDS encoding HAD family hydrolase — protein MEKSYKEYLQNITTFVFDVDGVFTDGKLLITTDGEMLRTMNVKDGYALKTALNKGYNVCIISGGTNEGVRQRMISLGVKDIHLGAHQKIEFLNEYLNNNNILPEHVLYMGDDLPDIPPMKKVGLATCPQDAIPEVKAICSYISHKSGGNGCVRDVIEQVLKVRGDWYENFDAYNA, from the coding sequence ATGGAAAAAAGTTATAAAGAGTATCTACAGAACATTACCACATTTGTTTTTGATGTTGACGGTGTTTTTACAGATGGCAAATTACTCATTACTACCGATGGCGAAATGCTTAGAACTATGAATGTAAAAGATGGATACGCACTAAAAACTGCTTTGAATAAAGGGTACAACGTCTGTATTATTTCTGGAGGTACAAATGAAGGTGTTCGTCAACGTATGATCTCTTTAGGAGTTAAGGATATTCATTTAGGAGCCCATCAAAAAATAGAATTTCTCAATGAATATTTAAATAACAACAATATTTTACCCGAACATGTTTTATATATGGGTGATGACCTACCCGATATTCCTCCAATGAAAAAAGTAGGCTTAGCGACGTGCCCGCAAGATGCTATTCCTGAAGTAAAAGCGATTTGTAGTTACATTTCGCATAAATCTGGTGGAAATGGTTGCGTACGCGATGTTATTGAGCAAGTTTTAAAAGTACGTGGTGACTGGTATGAAAATTTTGATGCTTATAACGCCTAA
- a CDS encoding fasciclin domain-containing protein has translation MKLLKSPLLVLLTLTMLSVNAQKKNGNIKMDPEKSILKNAENSGNHELLIAAVHVSELDALLDGEAQFTVFAPSDINFDSSTKARIVDLVRTKNKKEIQSILGYHIIAGKLSASKILKALCSGEGSARFTTLTGDTLTATMKGIDIILTDKFGNQSVITKADANQCNGVIHVIDSVSHLASKA, from the coding sequence ATGAAGCTACTAAAATCCCCTCTTTTAGTGCTGTTAACGCTTACTATGCTTAGTGTTAATGCGCAGAAAAAAAATGGCAATATTAAAATGGATCCTGAAAAATCTATTTTAAAGAATGCCGAAAACTCCGGAAATCACGAACTTCTTATTGCAGCAGTACATGTATCAGAATTAGATGCTTTATTGGATGGTGAAGCTCAATTTACTGTTTTTGCGCCTAGTGATATTAATTTTGATTCTTCAACTAAAGCTAGAATTGTAGATTTAGTTCGTACGAAGAATAAGAAAGAAATTCAATCGATTTTAGGGTACCATATTATTGCAGGCAAACTTTCGGCTTCAAAAATATTAAAGGCACTTTGTAGTGGAGAAGGGAGCGCTCGTTTTACTACGCTTACAGGAGATACGCTTACGGCAACAATGAAGGGTATTGATATTATATTGACGGATAAATTTGGAAATCAATCTGTGATTACTAAAGCCGATGCAAATCAATGTAATGGTGTTATCCATGTAATAGATAGTGTAAGTCATCTTGCAAGTAAAGCTTAA
- the ccsA gene encoding cytochrome c biogenesis protein, which produces MKALLQKFFFSTRLMSVLFIVFAISMGIGTFIESWYSTDTARIYIYNTTWFEAIMVFFVINFSGNVFRYRLLRIEKWPVLLLHMSWILIIIGAFVTRYISFEGMMPIREGQTEKVFYSDKTFLSANIDGDIDGERLRKPLEDDIIVTPEGIKSSLPWKMDFNGQPFKISFVEFIQGAEEGLIPDENGNEYLKIVEAGDGERHDHYLESGEVSSIHNVLFALNKPTEGAINIMYANGAYQIKSPFEGDYMRMADQFKGTLLKDSIQPLVLRSLYNTAGMQFVIPDSIMKGSYGIVKVPEAEVNEKTRDAMVVEIETKGEKVQQTLLGGKGSAEYSEKVSIGGLDFSLRYGSKVYELPFGIKLNDFIADKYPGTERGFSSFMSKVTIEDERPFDYDIYMNHVLDHQGYRFFQANFDPDEKGTGLSVNHDFWGTWITYIGYFLLYTGLMGIMFFGDTRFKYLTASLKKLNAKKIVSTVVLFLGLSFGMSAQTEHSADDGHDHAAAPTTQQMDSMMQGTIVSKEHAEHFGKLVIQDEGGRMKPINTYSSELLRKLSFKDKFNDLNSDQVLLSMMLNPAIWYNTEFIALDKKGVNDSIRKIIGVPNDQRYVKATDFFDTKGQTKFEPFLDDAFNTTNPNKFQSDIKDTYLRLGLLNRALGGDIIKVFPLLDDENNKWISAVEYRSGKYQVSDSLYGNFISNALPFYLMTLKTAVATNDYTQADKLLQAFKQNQKNHGAAVLPSENKINAEVFYNKADIFNKLYKYYALAGIVMFFILIFQIFKDRKALRVGVATFKVIIWLLFVLHTAGLIMRWYISGHAPWSDAYESILYVAWATMGIGLAFSSRSNLTIASTAFVTSMLLWIAHGNWIDPAVANLQPVLDSYWLMIHVAVIVGSYGPLTVGMILGVVSLVLILMTNEKNKTRMEYNLKEITIVNELALTAGFVMLTIGNFLGGQWANESWGRYWGWDPKETWALISIMVYAFVLHMRLVPGLRGRWTFNFASVVAFGSIMMTYFGVNFYLAGLHSYASGAQVITPTFVYYTVAGVFILGGLSFWKYKKYYSKK; this is translated from the coding sequence ATGAAAGCACTCCTTCAGAAGTTTTTTTTCTCCACAAGATTAATGTCCGTTTTATTTATTGTTTTTGCCATCTCAATGGGTATCGGAACGTTTATAGAAAGTTGGTATAGTACAGATACAGCTCGGATTTATATTTACAACACCACATGGTTTGAAGCTATTATGGTGTTTTTTGTTATAAATTTTTCAGGGAATGTCTTTAGATATCGCTTATTAAGAATAGAAAAATGGCCTGTGTTATTGCTTCATATGTCTTGGATTTTAATTATCATAGGTGCTTTTGTTACAAGATATATCAGTTTTGAAGGTATGATGCCCATACGTGAGGGGCAAACGGAAAAAGTATTCTATTCTGATAAAACGTTTTTGAGTGCCAATATTGATGGTGATATTGATGGAGAACGTTTGCGTAAACCTCTTGAAGACGATATTATTGTTACTCCAGAAGGTATTAAGTCTAGCTTGCCTTGGAAAATGGATTTTAACGGTCAGCCTTTTAAAATATCATTTGTGGAGTTTATACAAGGTGCAGAGGAAGGCTTAATCCCTGACGAAAATGGAAATGAATATTTAAAAATTGTTGAAGCTGGTGATGGCGAACGTCATGATCATTATCTTGAAAGTGGAGAGGTTTCAAGCATTCATAATGTATTGTTTGCTTTAAATAAACCAACAGAAGGTGCTATAAATATTATGTATGCCAATGGAGCGTATCAAATTAAATCTCCTTTTGAAGGCGATTATATGCGTATGGCAGATCAGTTTAAAGGAACACTTTTAAAAGATAGCATACAACCTTTAGTATTACGCTCTTTATACAATACGGCTGGCATGCAGTTTGTAATTCCTGATTCAATTATGAAAGGATCTTATGGTATTGTTAAAGTTCCAGAAGCAGAGGTAAATGAAAAAACCAGAGATGCTATGGTTGTAGAAATTGAAACCAAAGGGGAGAAAGTACAACAAACCTTATTGGGTGGTAAAGGTTCTGCAGAATATTCGGAGAAAGTTAGCATTGGTGGACTAGATTTTTCATTGCGTTATGGGTCTAAGGTGTATGAATTGCCCTTCGGAATTAAATTAAATGATTTTATAGCAGATAAATATCCAGGAACAGAAAGAGGATTTTCTTCTTTTATGAGTAAAGTAACCATTGAAGATGAACGTCCGTTTGATTATGATATTTATATGAATCACGTTTTAGATCATCAAGGCTATCGTTTTTTTCAAGCAAATTTTGATCCAGATGAAAAAGGAACTGGACTTTCTGTGAACCATGATTTTTGGGGCACATGGATTACCTATATTGGCTACTTCCTCCTGTATACAGGTTTAATGGGAATTATGTTTTTTGGGGATACGCGCTTTAAATATTTAACAGCTTCTTTGAAAAAATTGAATGCTAAAAAAATAGTATCCACAGTAGTATTATTTTTAGGGTTAAGTTTTGGCATGTCTGCACAAACAGAGCATTCGGCAGATGATGGTCATGATCATGCGGCAGCGCCTACAACACAGCAGATGGATTCTATGATGCAAGGAACTATTGTATCTAAAGAACACGCAGAACATTTTGGTAAATTGGTAATTCAAGATGAAGGTGGGCGAATGAAGCCTATTAATACGTATTCTTCAGAATTATTGAGAAAACTAAGTTTTAAAGATAAATTCAATGATTTAAATTCAGATCAGGTCTTGCTCTCTATGATGCTGAATCCTGCAATTTGGTATAATACGGAATTTATCGCGTTGGATAAAAAGGGGGTAAATGACAGCATTCGTAAAATAATTGGTGTTCCCAATGATCAACGTTATGTAAAAGCAACTGATTTTTTCGATACAAAAGGGCAAACAAAATTTGAACCTTTTTTAGATGATGCATTTAATACCACAAATCCGAATAAATTTCAATCGGATATAAAAGATACCTATTTGCGTTTGGGCTTATTGAACCGGGCGTTAGGAGGAGATATTATCAAGGTTTTTCCACTGCTAGATGACGAAAATAACAAATGGATTTCTGCGGTAGAATACCGCTCAGGTAAATATCAAGTAAGTGATTCTTTGTATGGCAACTTCATCAGTAATGCCTTGCCGTTTTACTTAATGACGCTAAAGACCGCAGTAGCTACAAATGATTACACACAGGCAGATAAACTACTTCAGGCTTTTAAACAAAATCAGAAAAATCATGGAGCAGCAGTATTGCCATCAGAAAATAAAATAAATGCAGAGGTTTTTTATAACAAGGCAGATATTTTTAATAAACTATACAAATACTATGCTTTAGCGGGTATTGTAATGTTCTTTATCTTAATCTTTCAGATTTTTAAAGATAGAAAAGCGCTAAGAGTAGGGGTTGCAACTTTTAAAGTAATTATATGGCTCTTATTTGTTCTACATACAGCGGGACTTATCATGCGTTGGTATATTTCTGGCCATGCGCCTTGGAGTGATGCTTACGAAAGTATTTTGTATGTAGCATGGGCAACCATGGGAATTGGTTTGGCGTTCAGTAGCCGTAGTAATTTGACTATTGCCTCTACAGCCTTTGTTACTTCAATGTTATTATGGATAGCGCATGGGAATTGGATAGATCCTGCTGTAGCAAATTTACAACCAGTACTAGATAGTTATTGGTTAATGATACACGTGGCGGTTATCGTTGGAAGTTACGGACCTTTAACAGTAGGGATGATTCTTGGTGTGGTTAGTTTAGTTTTAATACTAATGACCAACGAAAAGAACAAAACGCGAATGGAGTATAACCTCAAAGAAATAACTATTGTTAATGAACTAGCCTTGACTGCAGGATTCGTTATGCTTACTATAGGAAACTTTTTAGGAGGACAATGGGCCAATGAAAGTTGGGGAAGATATTGGGGTTGGGATCCTAAAGAAACATGGGCATTAATTTCTATCATGGTTTATGCTTTTGTCTTACACATGCGTCTTGTTCCGGGTCTTAGAGGTCGGTGGACGTTTAATTTTGCCAGTGTTGTTGCCTTTGGTAGTATTATGATGACCTATTTTGGTGTAAACTTTTATTTGGCAGGCCTACATAGTTATGCCAGTGGAGCCCAGGTGATTACGCCAACGTTTGTCTATTATACCGTTGCGGGAGTTTTTATTCTAGGCGGATTAAGTTTTTGGAAATATAAAAAGTACTATTCTAAAAAATAA
- a CDS encoding septum formation inhibitor Maf, translated as MKKWMKFEFLIIIIALGVFSLESCAQSEKKEKPEQITVNEKTNTQEKKNVSPEFKKYWYSGNAEITSYTLDQARYGEMRGGSAVLIYVTEPFLADKQVKADGTNPTNIPVLKLNSVKNYITGIYPYSLMTSSFYPVHDDAHAVKLSFSAQEWCGHIYAQLNNREKFDVVSHSYFESEADQEFSLEKTILENEIWNKIRINPSNLPVGTFEVIPSLEYIRQTHKELKEYTANLSLEAKNDSINTYTLVFPTLERSLKIDYTKAFPHTIEGWSETYKSGHGDHAKSLTTTAVKNKSIITPYWQQNKNSDLFLRDSLGL; from the coding sequence ATGAAGAAGTGGATGAAATTTGAGTTCTTAATAATTATAATCGCGCTAGGTGTTTTTAGTTTAGAGTCTTGTGCTCAAAGTGAAAAAAAAGAAAAGCCTGAGCAGATTACTGTAAACGAAAAAACGAATACACAAGAAAAGAAAAACGTATCTCCAGAATTTAAGAAGTATTGGTATTCAGGGAATGCCGAAATTACTTCCTACACCTTAGACCAAGCTCGATATGGTGAAATGAGAGGAGGAAGTGCTGTTTTAATTTATGTTACAGAACCTTTTCTTGCCGACAAACAAGTAAAAGCAGATGGTACTAACCCAACTAATATTCCTGTTTTAAAACTCAACAGCGTTAAAAACTATATTACAGGAATCTACCCGTATTCATTAATGACAAGTAGTTTTTATCCTGTACATGATGATGCGCATGCTGTAAAATTATCTTTTTCTGCTCAAGAATGGTGTGGACATATTTATGCACAATTAAACAACAGAGAAAAATTTGATGTAGTTTCTCATTCTTATTTTGAAAGTGAAGCCGATCAGGAATTTAGTTTAGAAAAAACAATTCTTGAAAATGAAATTTGGAACAAAATTAGAATAAATCCTAGTAATTTACCTGTCGGTACTTTTGAGGTAATTCCTTCATTAGAATACATAAGACAAACGCATAAAGAATTAAAAGAATATACTGCAAATCTGAGCTTAGAAGCTAAAAATGATTCTATTAACACCTATACCTTAGTGTTCCCTACATTAGAACGCAGCTTAAAAATTGACTATACAAAGGCTTTCCCTCACACTATAGAAGGATGGTCTGAAACGTATAAGAGTGGCCATGGAGATCATGCAAAATCATTAACAACTACCGCTGTTAAAAATAAATCAATTATAACACCATATTGGCAACAAAATAAGAATAGTGACTTATTTTTGCGCGATAGTTTAGGTTTATAA
- a CDS encoding Maf-like protein, producing the protein MWNEKLNTLNIILASGSPRRKKFFEELDLSVAIDVRPVEEVYPEHLKGSEIPDYLAVLKASKFKETLNENDVVITSDTVVWYKNESLAKPENADEAYQMLRKMSNDWHEVITSVCFTTATKQEVLNSTTLVRFKELSDEEIWYYINTYKPFDKAGAYGIQEWIGLIGIEEIKGSHANVVGLPTHLVHKMLMSMVN; encoded by the coding sequence ATGTGGAACGAAAAATTAAATACACTGAATATTATTTTAGCTTCCGGATCTCCACGTAGAAAAAAATTCTTCGAAGAATTGGATCTTTCTGTCGCTATTGATGTTAGACCTGTAGAGGAAGTATATCCTGAGCATTTAAAAGGAAGTGAAATTCCTGACTATTTAGCAGTATTAAAGGCCTCAAAATTTAAAGAAACCCTGAATGAAAATGATGTGGTTATTACTTCTGACACCGTAGTATGGTATAAAAATGAATCTTTAGCGAAACCAGAAAATGCTGATGAAGCATACCAAATGTTGCGAAAAATGTCTAATGATTGGCATGAAGTAATTACTTCTGTTTGCTTTACTACTGCTACGAAACAAGAGGTATTAAATAGCACAACCCTTGTAAGGTTTAAAGAGTTAAGCGACGAAGAAATCTGGTATTATATAAACACCTACAAACCTTTTGATAAAGCTGGTGCCTATGGTATTCAAGAATGGATAGGCCTTATTGGAATAGAAGAAATTAAAGGTTCTCATGCCAATGTTGTTGGTTTACCTACACATTTAGTTCATAAAATGTTAATGAGCATGGTAAACTAA
- a CDS encoding Rossmann-like and DUF2520 domain-containing protein — protein sequence MISIVLIGTGNIATHLFDTFLQYDMLNVLQVVGRRSESLNYFSQKTDTCLFNDTIKQADVYIIAVSDDAIPEVSTKLKHVNGLVVHTSGSVPLKALNACKNTGVFYPLQSFSKGKQVDFRTIPVCIEAKNEGHLKSLSFLAETISDKVYDISTEQRSHLHVAAVFVNNFTNYMYTIGNEICDEHDVPFEILRPLIKETSDKIATLEPKDAQTGPARRNDVATMQRHLDQLKGKNKKQIYKLLSESIQEKYGKKL from the coding sequence ATGATTTCAATTGTGCTTATTGGTACTGGAAATATTGCAACCCATCTATTTGATACTTTTTTGCAATATGACATGCTTAACGTATTACAGGTCGTAGGAAGACGGAGTGAATCTTTGAACTATTTTAGTCAGAAAACTGATACTTGCCTTTTCAACGATACGATTAAACAAGCTGATGTATATATTATTGCGGTAAGCGATGATGCTATTCCTGAGGTTTCTACTAAATTAAAACATGTAAATGGATTGGTTGTCCATACTTCTGGCAGCGTACCTTTAAAGGCATTAAATGCCTGTAAAAATACTGGCGTATTTTATCCATTACAAAGTTTTTCTAAGGGAAAACAAGTAGATTTTAGAACTATTCCAGTATGTATAGAAGCAAAAAATGAAGGTCATTTAAAATCACTTTCTTTTCTGGCAGAAACAATCTCAGATAAGGTGTATGACATTTCTACGGAGCAAAGAAGTCATTTACATGTAGCAGCTGTTTTCGTAAATAATTTTACGAACTACATGTACACTATAGGTAATGAAATTTGTGACGAACATGATGTACCGTTTGAAATTTTACGCCCATTAATTAAAGAAACATCAGATAAAATTGCGACTTTAGAACCCAAAGATGCACAAACAGGTCCTGCAAGACGAAATGATGTTGCTACCATGCAACGTCATCTAGATCAATTAAAGGGCAAGAACAAAAAACAGATTTATAAATTATTAAGCGAATCAATTCAGGAAAAATATGGAAAAAAGTTATAA
- a CDS encoding PLP-dependent aspartate aminotransferase family protein, with product MENKKAGFNTICTHFGELKDEKYKGAVSPLYMSTSYAFDDVEVKRYPRYFNTPNQVALSEKVAALEHAEAAMIFGSGMAAVSTALLAFLRAGDHVVLQKTLYGGTYNLVTEEFEKFGISYSFTDGLKPEDFTAKIKENTKVIYIETPSNPLLTITDLKAISEIAKKNGLVSMIDNTFASPVNQNPIDFGIDVVIHSATKYMGGHSDILAGAVASTKEYMERIFHLAKNFGGSLSDYTVWLLERSIKTMGIRVRAQNENAQKMAEFLYQNKNIQAVYYPGLPSHPDHELAKSQMRGFGGMLSFELNEAIDSYTFQQALKLIKSSMSLAGVESTMLSPSKTSHGLLSPEERENQGIADGLIRFSLGIEDIEDLIEDIEQAIAVAK from the coding sequence ATGGAAAATAAAAAAGCAGGATTCAATACCATTTGTACACATTTCGGAGAATTAAAAGACGAAAAATATAAAGGAGCTGTTTCTCCACTGTATATGAGTACTTCTTATGCCTTTGATGATGTTGAAGTAAAAAGGTACCCACGTTATTTTAATACTCCAAATCAGGTAGCGCTATCAGAAAAAGTAGCGGCTTTAGAACACGCCGAAGCTGCCATGATATTTGGTAGTGGTATGGCTGCCGTAAGTACGGCTTTATTGGCTTTTCTAAGAGCAGGTGATCATGTTGTTCTTCAAAAAACACTGTATGGCGGAACGTATAATCTGGTTACAGAAGAGTTTGAGAAGTTCGGAATCTCTTATTCCTTTACAGACGGTTTAAAACCAGAAGATTTTACGGCTAAAATAAAGGAAAATACAAAGGTTATTTATATAGAAACTCCATCAAACCCACTCTTAACCATCACCGATTTAAAGGCGATTAGCGAAATTGCTAAAAAAAATGGTTTGGTTTCTATGATCGACAATACATTTGCGAGTCCCGTGAATCAAAACCCAATAGATTTTGGAATAGATGTCGTGATTCATAGTGCCACTAAGTACATGGGTGGGCATTCAGACATATTAGCAGGGGCAGTGGCCTCTACGAAAGAATATATGGAACGTATATTTCATTTAGCGAAAAATTTTGGAGGTAGTTTAAGTGATTATACGGTTTGGTTGTTAGAACGAAGTATTAAAACAATGGGCATACGTGTGCGAGCACAGAATGAAAATGCTCAGAAAATGGCGGAATTTTTATATCAAAATAAAAATATTCAAGCGGTTTATTATCCAGGATTACCCAGCCACCCAGACCATGAATTGGCAAAATCTCAAATGCGTGGCTTTGGTGGGATGCTTTCTTTTGAACTTAATGAAGCAATAGATTCATATACCTTTCAGCAAGCATTAAAGCTTATTAAATCATCTATGAGCTTAGCGGGAGTAGAAAGCACCATGCTATCACCTTCAAAAACATCTCATGGTTTATTGAGTCCGGAAGAAAGAGAAAACCAAGGAATAGCAGATGGTTTAATTCGGTTTTCATTAGGTATTGAAGATATTGAAGATTTAATTGAAGATATTGAACAAGCAATTGCTGTTGCTAAGTAA
- the bshB1 gene encoding bacillithiol biosynthesis deacetylase BshB1, with product MKLDILAFGAHPDDVELGAGATIAKEISNGKKVGIVDLTRGELGTRGSAEIRDKEANAAAKILGVTVRENLEFADGFFTNDREHQLAVIKMIRKYRPEIVLCNAIDDRHIDHGKGSKLVSDACFLSGLIKIDTKFDGDDVWQDAWRPKIVYHYIQWKNLNPDLLVDVSGFIEKKTEAIFAYGSQFYDPKSNEPETPISSKNFTDSVNYRARDLGRLIGVEYAEGFTTERFPAVAQLSDLI from the coding sequence ATGAAATTAGATATATTGGCTTTTGGTGCACACCCTGATGATGTAGAGTTAGGTGCAGGAGCAACAATTGCTAAAGAAATTTCCAATGGTAAGAAAGTTGGAATTGTAGATTTAACTAGGGGCGAGTTAGGAACTCGTGGTAGTGCAGAAATTAGAGACAAAGAAGCAAATGCTGCTGCTAAAATTTTAGGGGTAACGGTTCGTGAGAATTTAGAATTTGCAGATGGATTTTTTACCAACGATAGAGAGCATCAATTAGCGGTAATAAAAATGATACGGAAATACCGACCAGAAATAGTGCTTTGTAATGCTATCGATGATCGTCATATAGATCATGGTAAAGGCAGTAAATTGGTTAGTGATGCTTGTTTTTTGAGCGGATTGATTAAAATTGATACAAAGTTTGATGGTGATGACGTTTGGCAAGATGCATGGCGACCAAAAATAGTGTACCATTACATTCAATGGAAAAATTTAAATCCAGATCTTTTAGTAGATGTTTCTGGGTTTATAGAGAAGAAGACGGAAGCAATTTTTGCGTATGGTTCTCAGTTCTACGATCCAAAAAGTAATGAACCAGAGACACCAATAAGTAGTAAGAATTTTACGGACAGCGTAAATTACAGAGCTAGAGATTTAGGAAGGTTAATAGGAGTAGAGTATGCGGAGGGTTTTACAACAGAACGTTTTCCTGCGGTAGCACAATTAAGTGATCTTATTTAA